A genomic region of Magnolia sinica isolate HGM2019 chromosome 6, MsV1, whole genome shotgun sequence contains the following coding sequences:
- the LOC131248002 gene encoding benzyl alcohol O-benzoyltransferase-like gives MASSDLVFSVTRGKPVLVSPAKPTPHEFRLLSDIDDQECLRFQLPAIQFYRNNPSMRGRDPAGVIRDAIAKALVFYYPFAGRIREGPGRKLTVECTGEGLVFIEADADVSLKQFGDELHPPFPCLEKLLYDVPGTGEIINCPLLLIQVTRLTCGGFIIAGRLNHTMSDGAGFVQFMSAVAELAQGARAPSVLPVWRRELLSARDPPRVTHMHREYDQVTDTKGNITPLDEMAHRCFFFGPPEISALRKQVPHHLRTCSTFELLSACFWRCRTIAVGAAPDEEMRYIFFCDVRAKCQPPLPAGYYGNGVVLATAISPASKLCQNPLGYALELVIKAKSAVTQEFIQSQADLMVIKGRPHFTVPGTYIVSNVTRLALMDIDFGWGNAVYSGPARGIVYDNIPDISSFHLRFRNAEGEDRTMVSICLPQPAMERFVAEIESMIKEPIISSSYKFTTSAL, from the exons ATGGCCTCTTCTGATCTAGTCTTCTCTGTCACAAGGGGCAAGCCTGTGCTAGTTTCTCCTGCTAAGCCAACACCCCATGAATTCAGACTCCTCTCTGACATCGATGATCAAGAATGCCTCCGTTTCCAGCTGCCTGCCATACAGTTCTACCGCAACAATCCTTCAATGAGAGGGCGGGACCCAGCAGGGGTGATCAGGGATGCTATAGCGAAGGCGCTCGTTTTCTACTACCCATTTGCCGGTAGAATTAGAGAAGGGCCCGGCCGTAAGCTCACAGTGGAGTGCACCGGTGAAGGCCTGGTGTTCATTGAGGCTGATGCCGATGTCAGCCTCAAGCAGTTTGGGGATGAACTCCATCCTCCCTTCCCATGTTTGGAGAAGCTGCTCTACGACGTCCCTGGAACGGGAGAAATCATCAACTGCCCTTTGCTTTTAATTCAG GTGACTCGTCTCACGTGTGGGGGTTTCATCATTGCCGGCAGGCTCAACCACACCATGAGCGACGGGGCTGGGTTTGTACAATTCATGTCAGCGGTGGCCGAGCTTGCACAAGGGGCGCGGGCCCCATCCGTTCTGCCCGTGTGGCGGAGGGAGCTACTCAGCGCACGGGACCCACCACGTGTGACGCACATGCACCGGGAGTACGACCAAGTAACCGACACAAAAGGCAACATAACACCCCTCGATGAAATGGCCCACCGTTGCTTTTTCTTCGGCCCTCCCGAGATATCTGCCCTCAGGAAGCAAGTGCCGCATCACCTCCGCACGTGCTCCACGTTCGAGCTACTGAGCGCGTGCTTCTGGCGCTGCCGCACCATCGCTGTGGGGGCCGCCCCAGATGAGGAAATGAGGTACATCTTCTTCTGTGACGTGCGAGCCAAGTGCCAGCCACCCCTGCCAGCAGGCTACTACGGGAACGGCGTCGTATTGGCGACGGCGATCTCACCAGCCAGTAAGTTATGTCAGAATCCATTGGGATATGCACTAGAACTAGTGATTAAGGCTAAATCTGCCGTCACGCAAGAGTTCATACAGTCTCAGGCAGACCTAATGGTGATTAAAGGGCGGCCCCACTTCACTGTACCAGGCACCTACATTGTGTCAAATGTGACACGTCTTGCGCTTATGGACATTGATTTTGGGTGGGGAAATGCTGTTTACAGTGGGCCAGCCAGGGGGATTGTGTACGACAACATCCCTGACATTTCTAGCTTTCATTTACGGTTTAGAAATGCAGAAGGGGAGGATAGAACTATGGTGTCAATTTGCTTACCTCAGCCTGCTATGGAGAGATTTGTGGCTGAGATTGAAAGCATGATCAAGGAGCCCATCATCAGTAGCTCCTATAAATTCACTACATCGGCCCTGTAG